In Halopseudomonas nanhaiensis, a single window of DNA contains:
- a CDS encoding SDR family oxidoreductase produces the protein MINTTLVTGAASGLGWAMARHWHAAGHQLILADINAEQLAQRAEELGSPDRVLTVTTDITSEADINRLVSETRKRFGRLDLLVNNAGITHRSPAHQTDLTVFRKVMAVDWQGPVELTLAALPLLRESRGSIICIGSMAGWMPVPGRAAYCAAKSALTQFFEVLRLELEPDGIHLLMAYPSFLDTPIEHHALGRDGQVASHPRSMVGGMKSAEWMAELIADGLAQRKRWLMPEPVSRFGSLLWRFAPSLYLHQVRKRFAGDLR, from the coding sequence ATGATCAACACAACGCTAGTCACCGGAGCCGCCTCAGGCCTAGGCTGGGCCATGGCTCGACATTGGCACGCCGCTGGCCATCAACTGATTCTGGCAGACATCAACGCAGAGCAACTAGCGCAGCGGGCCGAAGAGCTGGGCTCACCGGACCGGGTGCTGACCGTCACCACAGACATAACCAGCGAAGCGGACATCAATCGGCTTGTTAGCGAAACCCGCAAACGCTTCGGCCGCCTCGACCTGCTGGTGAACAACGCCGGCATCACCCATCGCTCGCCAGCGCACCAGACTGACCTGACGGTGTTTCGCAAGGTCATGGCCGTGGACTGGCAGGGGCCGGTCGAACTGACCCTGGCCGCGCTGCCGTTATTGCGTGAAAGCCGCGGCAGCATCATCTGCATCGGTTCCATGGCCGGCTGGATGCCCGTGCCGGGGCGCGCCGCCTACTGTGCGGCGAAAAGCGCCTTGACCCAGTTCTTCGAGGTACTCAGACTCGAGCTCGAACCGGACGGAATACACCTTTTGATGGCCTATCCAAGCTTTCTCGACACGCCGATCGAACATCATGCGCTGGGCAGGGACGGCCAGGTTGCAAGCCATCCGCGCTCGATGGTCGGCGGCATGAAAAGCGCCGAGTGGATGGCCGAGCTGATCGCCGACGGCCTGGCGCAGCGCAAGCGCTGGCTGATGCCCGAGCCGGTCTCGCGCTTCGGCAGTCTGCTCTGGCGCTTCGCGCCGTCACTGTACTTGCACCAGGTGCGCAAGCGCTTTGCCGGAGATTTGCGCTGA
- a CDS encoding SDR family oxidoreductase, producing the protein MNQRILITGAAGYIGHQLGDRLASDFTVIGTDIRQRDDVRFPIHLLDVRDPALAELLRTEQITHVVHLASVLQASPDRARDYDIDVNGTRNVLECCLAAGVRHLTVTSSGAAYGYHPDNPAWIDEQDALRGNPEFAYSDHKRLVEEMLAEYRQTHPELAQLIFRPGTVLGAETRNQITDLFLAPRILALKGSDSPFVFIWDQDVVGAMEMGLRESKTGIYNMAGDGALTMGDIAERLNKPLLTLPVWLVKAGLQLAKWRGKPTGPEQVRFLLYRPVLSNRRLKEEFGYRLAKTSAETFEFFAEYTRGQRR; encoded by the coding sequence ATGAACCAGCGCATCCTTATCACCGGCGCCGCCGGTTACATCGGCCATCAACTCGGCGACCGGCTGGCGAGCGACTTCACGGTGATCGGAACCGATATCCGCCAGCGCGACGACGTGCGCTTTCCGATTCATTTACTGGACGTTCGCGACCCTGCGCTGGCCGAACTGCTGCGCACTGAGCAGATCACCCATGTGGTCCATTTGGCCTCGGTTCTGCAGGCCTCGCCGGACCGCGCGCGCGATTACGACATCGACGTAAACGGCACGCGCAACGTCCTGGAATGCTGCCTGGCGGCGGGCGTACGGCATCTGACCGTGACCAGTTCGGGCGCTGCTTACGGATACCATCCCGACAATCCGGCGTGGATAGACGAGCAGGATGCGCTGCGTGGCAATCCGGAGTTTGCCTATTCCGACCACAAGCGGCTCGTCGAGGAGATGCTCGCCGAGTATCGCCAGACCCATCCGGAACTGGCCCAGCTGATTTTCCGGCCCGGGACAGTACTGGGCGCCGAAACGCGCAACCAGATTACCGACCTGTTCCTGGCCCCCCGGATTCTGGCGCTCAAAGGAAGCGATTCGCCATTCGTGTTCATATGGGATCAGGATGTGGTCGGTGCCATGGAAATGGGCCTGCGCGAGAGCAAGACCGGCATCTACAACATGGCTGGGGATGGTGCGTTGACCATGGGCGACATCGCCGAACGGCTCAACAAGCCGCTGCTGACCCTGCCGGTCTGGCTGGTCAAGGCTGGCTTGCAGTTAGCCAAATGGCGCGGCAAGCCAACGGGGCCGGAGCAGGTGCGGTTTCTGTTGTATCGACCTGTGCTGAGCAACCGGCGGTTGAAGGAGGAGTTTGGGTATCGGCTGGCCAAAACTTCTGCTGAGACGTTCGAGTTTTTTGCTGAATATACTCGGGGCCAGCGGCGTTGA
- a CDS encoding bile acid:sodium symporter family protein produces MSGALPLEFDPASLILLNVIMACMMFGVSLSLRLEDFKRIALAPIAPLAGLVAQFLLLPLATCLFTWAMRIDPELALGMILVAACPGGSFSNIMTWLARGNVAVSVSMTAVSSLAATVLTPLNFALYGWLNPYTRSYLTEISLEPGGILLLVLLVLALPLALGMLSGRRFPALVSRSEKPLRIVSLLVFLSFVAIAFSKNLDLFVERFHSFFWLVVVHNLLALSLGYAMGRLLKLPVSDRRAVTMEVGIQNSGLGLVILFTFFPEAGGMMLITAFWGVWHLVSGLTLSQIWARLPLPADDPINTISPTTARQS; encoded by the coding sequence ATGAGTGGCGCGCTACCACTGGAGTTCGATCCGGCCAGCCTGATACTGCTGAACGTCATCATGGCCTGCATGATGTTCGGCGTGTCGCTGAGCCTGCGGCTGGAAGACTTCAAGCGCATCGCCCTGGCGCCCATCGCGCCGCTGGCCGGGCTGGTCGCACAGTTTCTGCTGCTGCCGCTGGCCACCTGTCTGTTCACCTGGGCGATGCGTATCGATCCGGAACTGGCGCTGGGCATGATTCTGGTGGCCGCCTGCCCGGGCGGCAGCTTCTCCAACATCATGACCTGGCTGGCGCGGGGCAATGTTGCGGTCTCGGTCAGCATGACTGCGGTGTCGAGCCTGGCGGCAACCGTACTCACCCCGCTCAACTTCGCGCTGTACGGCTGGCTCAACCCCTATACGCGCAGCTATCTGACCGAGATCAGTCTGGAACCAGGCGGAATCCTGCTGCTGGTATTGCTGGTATTGGCCCTGCCGCTGGCCTTGGGCATGCTCTCCGGCCGCCGCTTCCCGGCGCTAGTCAGTCGCAGCGAGAAGCCGCTGCGCATCGTGTCGCTTCTGGTATTTCTCAGCTTCGTGGCCATCGCCTTCTCGAAGAATCTGGATCTGTTCGTCGAGCGGTTTCACAGCTTCTTCTGGCTGGTGGTGGTTCACAATTTGCTGGCGCTGTCGCTGGGTTACGCCATGGGCAGGCTGTTGAAGCTGCCGGTCAGCGACCGGCGGGCCGTCACCATGGAAGTGGGCATCCAGAATTCCGGCCTGGGACTGGTCATCCTGTTCACTTTCTTTCCCGAGGCCGGCGGCATGATGCTGATCACTGCTTTCTGGGGCGTCTGGCATCTGGTCAGCGGCCTGACGCTCTCGCAGATCTGGGCCCGTCTGCCGCTGCCCGCCGACGACCCGATCAATACCATCTCTCCTACCACGGCACGCCAATCATGA
- a CDS encoding flavin-containing monooxygenase — translation MYAVIGAGPMGLASARNLQKLGIPFVGFELHGDVGGLWDIDNPHSTMYQSAHLISSKRMTEFAEFPMRDEVAPYPHHSEMRRYFRDYAEQFALKRHYEFNTRVIEMAPDGDGWSVTTERDGERQTRRFDGVLIANGTLHKPNRPALPGPFAGELMHSAEYRSPEIFRGKRVLIVGCGNSGADIAVDAVHHAASVDMSLRRGYYFLPKFVKGRPIDTLGGKLKMPRPLKQKLDAGLIRMIIGKPSDYGLPDPDYRMYESHPVVNSLILHHLGHGDIKPRRDISRIDGHTVHFSDGESADYDLILLATGYLLDYPFVAREHLNWPQNLDAPQLYMNVFHPEHHTLFMMGMIEAAGLGWEGRNLQARLVALYILQRRSGTSSVTAFDQLKRERAGVTLDGGYEYIKLARMAYYVNKDAYLAALRQHIGELERDLPAMQPQAATA, via the coding sequence ATGTATGCCGTCATCGGTGCCGGCCCAATGGGCCTGGCCAGCGCACGCAATCTGCAAAAACTCGGTATTCCCTTCGTCGGATTCGAGCTGCACGGCGATGTGGGCGGCCTGTGGGACATCGATAATCCTCACAGCACCATGTACCAGAGCGCGCACCTGATCTCCTCCAAGCGCATGACCGAATTCGCCGAATTCCCCATGCGCGATGAGGTGGCCCCCTATCCGCACCACAGCGAAATGCGCCGCTACTTCCGTGACTACGCCGAGCAGTTCGCGTTGAAGCGGCATTACGAATTCAACACCCGCGTGATCGAGATGGCGCCGGATGGGGACGGCTGGTCGGTGACCACCGAACGCGATGGCGAGCGGCAAACCCGACGGTTCGATGGTGTACTGATTGCCAACGGCACCTTGCACAAGCCGAACAGGCCAGCGCTGCCCGGCCCCTTCGCCGGGGAGCTGATGCACTCGGCGGAATACCGCAGCCCCGAAATATTCCGCGGCAAGCGCGTCTTGATCGTCGGCTGCGGCAACTCGGGAGCCGACATCGCCGTGGATGCGGTGCATCACGCGGCCAGCGTCGATATGAGTCTGCGCCGTGGCTACTACTTCCTGCCCAAGTTCGTCAAAGGCCGGCCGATCGATACGCTCGGTGGCAAGCTCAAGATGCCACGGCCGCTCAAGCAGAAGCTCGACGCCGGGTTGATCCGGATGATCATCGGCAAGCCGTCCGACTACGGCCTGCCGGACCCGGACTACCGTATGTACGAGTCACACCCGGTGGTCAACTCGCTGATTCTGCACCATCTGGGTCACGGCGATATCAAGCCGCGGCGGGACATCTCGCGGATCGACGGCCACACCGTGCATTTCAGTGACGGTGAGTCGGCAGACTACGATCTGATCCTGCTGGCCACGGGGTACCTGCTGGACTACCCGTTCGTAGCGCGGGAGCACCTCAACTGGCCACAGAACCTGGACGCGCCGCAGCTGTACATGAATGTGTTCCATCCCGAGCATCACACGCTGTTCATGATGGGCATGATCGAAGCGGCGGGGCTCGGCTGGGAGGGACGTAACCTGCAGGCGCGTCTGGTCGCGCTGTACATTCTTCAACGGCGATCCGGCACGTCCAGCGTCACGGCGTTCGATCAACTCAAGCGCGAGCGGGCCGGCGTGACACTGGACGGTGGCTACGAGTACATCAAGCTCGCCCGCATGGCCTATTACGTGAACAAGGATGCCTACCTGGCCGCGCTGCGCCAGCACATCGGAGAACTGGAGCGCGACCTGCCTGCCATGCAGCCGCAGGCGGCCACCGCATGA
- a CDS encoding AraC family transcriptional regulator yields the protein MHDCAEHSVTPRYSQAIVQMAERLGIALPASIIRRLSGVQRVPIAWQDELWEAFCSASDDPLIGLKLGLEIQVGHLDSLGMLLVTCDTFGEALEELIEYAPVIGDGGEFRLHRTDGQAFIDYEPHLSIRRAERVEAVLGSMLNLSRWATGGRFQPSGIWLAHAPLAEVERYAALVGCPVHFNAGCNHLGFAADQLELQQIQANGALRDHLRRLADQTLAELGHHSLSAEVQRLVTAHPRWGKERVAEQLHLSGRHLNRRLAEEGLSFKTLRESVLQAMACEALRGDQRVADIAEQLGFSDENAFIRAFRRWQGVTPARFRTSLQNA from the coding sequence ATGCATGACTGCGCCGAGCACAGCGTCACGCCACGTTACAGTCAGGCCATCGTGCAGATGGCCGAGCGGCTGGGCATCGCCCTGCCTGCATCGATCATCCGCAGGCTATCCGGAGTGCAGCGGGTGCCGATCGCCTGGCAGGACGAACTATGGGAAGCGTTCTGCAGCGCCAGCGATGACCCGTTGATCGGGCTGAAACTGGGGCTCGAGATACAGGTCGGCCACCTCGACAGCCTCGGCATGCTGCTGGTGACCTGCGATACCTTTGGCGAGGCGCTCGAGGAGCTGATCGAGTACGCGCCGGTGATTGGCGACGGCGGTGAGTTCCGTCTGCACCGCACGGACGGCCAGGCGTTCATCGACTACGAACCCCACCTGAGCATTCGCCGGGCCGAGCGGGTCGAGGCGGTGCTGGGCAGCATGCTCAATCTGAGTCGCTGGGCGACCGGCGGACGCTTTCAGCCCAGCGGCATCTGGCTAGCCCATGCGCCGCTGGCCGAGGTCGAGCGCTACGCGGCCCTGGTCGGTTGCCCGGTGCACTTCAACGCCGGCTGTAATCACCTGGGCTTCGCTGCCGACCAGCTCGAACTGCAGCAGATCCAGGCCAATGGCGCATTGCGGGATCACCTGCGCAGGCTGGCCGACCAGACCTTGGCCGAATTGGGTCACCACAGCCTGAGTGCTGAGGTGCAGCGGCTTGTCACGGCGCATCCGCGCTGGGGCAAGGAGCGTGTCGCCGAGCAGTTGCATCTGAGCGGTCGCCACCTGAACCGGCGTCTGGCTGAAGAGGGACTGTCATTCAAGACGCTGCGCGAGAGCGTGCTACAGGCGATGGCCTGCGAGGCTTTGCGGGGCGACCAGCGCGTCGCCGACATCGCCGAACAACTGGGCTTCTCCGACGAGAATGCGTTCATCCGGGCTTTCCGGCGTTGGCAGGGCGTCACACCGGCGCGGTTCAGAACCAGCCTGCAAAACGCCTGA
- a CDS encoding iron-sulfur cluster assembly protein, with translation MSELALKVLPNELSRQAVTALDRWIDPVLGCDLISAGAVTKLEAFTFRVYLDVHLRFPAERYGPRLAAELERLLLATTQAKVVEVSVTWSMDHRHGCFPSASSR, from the coding sequence ATGTCCGAATTGGCGTTAAAGGTATTACCCAACGAACTGTCGCGGCAGGCTGTTACAGCGCTGGATCGATGGATCGATCCGGTACTTGGCTGCGATCTGATCAGTGCCGGAGCGGTGACCAAGCTGGAGGCCTTCACCTTCCGGGTTTATCTCGATGTGCATCTGCGCTTTCCCGCAGAGCGCTATGGTCCGCGACTGGCCGCAGAGCTTGAACGCCTGCTCCTGGCTACGACACAAGCCAAGGTGGTCGAGGTGTCGGTCACCTGGTCGATGGATCATCGTCATGGATGCTTCCCCTCTGCCTCGAGCCGGTAA